One Sulfolobus sp. S-194 DNA segment encodes these proteins:
- a CDS encoding glycosyltransferase family 2 protein, translating into MNIFSLLLILSAILPSIWNLLQSYYYSKHQINVYEPQNKSQKGFSIIVAEKNESKKTIEGLIHNLLGINYEKYEIIIISDDPKEKFKEKYHEYMNIEKLKILNRSNPDGGKAGALNYGVRYAKYEYLVFLDSDARVDKDFLSRLAFHDFSVASYRLRIYNAETDVQRYYKEFTEKVMDSLFKVRYYLGLPIFPNGSAFCIRKDILIKVGGWKENIITEDLELGIRLFLHNYKIKYFDDIIVYSLAPFTLDDLYKQIERWSYGSAQLLLQSIKLFKKGIRGIEGILYTQQWGIYGLFIFMLILLSSLNFILKIPVLIFVLSIVVYGTSVSIYALVYKQRVNDYKLPLVILNASLAGYFKGLIRLPFKWTITPKEMEKGGKKEKIKIWITIPLLFSFLNIILGNILPSIILLFFSIMESVV; encoded by the coding sequence ATGAATATTTTTTCTTTATTACTAATTTTATCTGCCATATTACCATCTATTTGGAATCTTTTGCAATCTTATTACTACTCGAAACACCAAATTAACGTTTACGAACCACAAAATAAATCTCAAAAGGGGTTTAGTATAATTGTAGCTGAAAAGAATGAAAGTAAAAAAACTATAGAAGGTTTAATACATAATCTACTAGGTATTAATTACGAGAAGTACGAAATTATAATTATTTCCGATGATCCTAAAGAAAAATTCAAAGAAAAATATCATGAATATATGAACATAGAAAAATTAAAGATCCTTAATAGAAGTAATCCAGATGGAGGAAAAGCTGGAGCTCTTAATTATGGTGTGAGGTATGCAAAGTACGAATATCTTGTATTTCTTGATTCTGATGCACGAGTAGACAAGGATTTCTTAAGTAGACTAGCATTCCACGATTTCAGTGTAGCTTCTTATAGATTAAGGATTTATAACGCTGAAACAGATGTTCAAAGATACTATAAAGAGTTCACTGAAAAAGTTATGGATTCTCTTTTTAAGGTGAGATATTATCTAGGATTACCCATTTTTCCAAATGGCTCAGCGTTTTGCATCAGAAAAGATATTTTAATAAAAGTAGGTGGATGGAAAGAAAATATCATAACAGAGGACTTAGAATTAGGGATTAGGTTATTCCTACATAATTACAAAATCAAATACTTTGATGACATAATAGTTTACTCTTTAGCTCCATTTACCTTAGATGATCTTTATAAACAAATAGAGAGATGGTCTTATGGTTCAGCCCAATTACTGCTGCAATCCATTAAGTTATTTAAAAAGGGCATTAGAGGAATTGAAGGAATACTTTACACTCAACAATGGGGTATTTACGGATTATTTATTTTCATGCTAATTTTACTCTCTTCACTTAATTTTATCTTAAAAATCCCTGTTTTAATATTTGTATTGTCTATTGTAGTCTATGGAACTTCCGTTTCCATATATGCACTAGTATATAAACAAAGAGTTAATGATTACAAGTTGCCTTTAGTAATATTAAATGCCTCACTAGCAGGGTATTTTAAAGGCCTAATTAGACTCCCTTTTAAATGGACAATCACGCCAAAAGAAATGGAAAAAGGAGGTAAGAAAGAAAAAATAAAAATTTGGATAACTATTCCTCTTTTATTTTCATTTTTAAATATAATATTAGGAAATATCTTACCATCAATTATATTATTGTTTTTTAGTATTATGGAGTCTGTTGTTTGA
- the ppa gene encoding inorganic diphosphatase, whose amino-acid sequence MKLSPGKKAPDEVNVLIEIPLGSNIKYEYDEEEEVVKVDRILYTSMVYPFNYGFIPGTLEEDGDPLDVLVISNYPLMPGTAIEVRPIGILYMRDEEGEDAKIIAVPKEKVDPTFSNIKDIIDLPQAIKDKINHFFEHYKELEPGKWVKISGWGGVSEAKTRINEAIKRAHSK is encoded by the coding sequence ATGAAATTAAGTCCAGGTAAAAAGGCACCAGATGAAGTAAATGTTCTAATAGAGATACCTTTAGGATCAAATATAAAATACGAGTACGATGAGGAAGAAGAAGTAGTGAAAGTAGATAGAATCCTTTACACCTCAATGGTTTATCCATTTAATTACGGCTTTATACCAGGTACATTAGAGGAAGATGGAGACCCCTTAGATGTATTAGTTATTAGTAATTATCCATTAATGCCAGGAACAGCAATAGAGGTTAGACCTATAGGAATACTTTATATGAGAGACGAAGAAGGAGAAGACGCAAAAATTATTGCAGTACCAAAAGAGAAAGTAGACCCTACATTTTCAAACATAAAGGATATAATTGATTTACCCCAAGCTATTAAAGACAAGATAAACCACTTCTTCGAACACTATAAAGAACTTGAGCCAGGTAAATGGGTTAAGATATCTGGTTGGGGAGGAGTTTCGGAGGCGAAAACTAGAATTAATGAAGCCATAAAAAGGGCACATTCAAAATGA
- a CDS encoding type II secretion system F family protein encodes MAVISSGKKKPSDEKINISQIDLLFYKTSLVEPLAKSLDKKLKQAGLSDDPRIYASRLFFFLIIGIIIGVMLLFAGFIFLREFELTKLSKFAVAGIMFILFGVIIPVITYLVLISNVSQKVESRRIGVEAETPAFSALFLVFLRSGLSPRLLFENLSKTKAFNYMNNIAKYIVKRINFLGESVEKAIDESTKIVPSKLYNDLMVTYITAIRTGAPVFETMQSKIKDILKNMELQASKAADNLSGVGEGYVTWLASGFISFFLILILEAVFPQLHVLPIGVLGAFAVLGIPIVNILFVWVVDQTQYKFPEKQLKADKIFLILFPVGIILGIILMIVLEPIIAKIMHQIPVAPKYMLLGLFTLSGNLNYIPATVIGLTIGLIISLIPPYIIVKRELNEGSGYDIYVARFLRAIGEGSRAGLSPEAVIKNLKDSKELGKLQNILRRVYAYINLGIPIKDAFRKASDIIIDFSTKIAFTSLADMIEIGSLTPESVETLADQLDAQIRIRREYYAKIKILLYMPYIGSILALIATIILSSAIISLLSSSSFITSYGPLAAAQVLVPKAVYIASLSSVFNAYTAGLLVGKLASGRIANGYLHAIILLIITMILVLLTLSIKFSFTSPVAPTL; translated from the coding sequence ATGGCAGTTATTTCTAGTGGGAAGAAAAAACCATCAGATGAAAAGATTAATATATCGCAAATAGACTTGCTATTTTATAAAACATCACTAGTAGAACCTCTTGCTAAATCCTTAGATAAAAAGCTTAAACAAGCTGGTTTATCAGATGATCCAAGAATTTATGCCTCAAGGTTATTTTTCTTCTTGATTATAGGTATAATTATTGGAGTTATGTTATTATTTGCAGGTTTTATATTTTTAAGAGAATTTGAATTAACTAAGCTATCTAAATTTGCTGTGGCCGGAATTATGTTCATATTGTTTGGTGTGATTATTCCGGTAATAACATATTTAGTGTTAATTTCTAACGTATCACAGAAAGTAGAAAGTAGGAGAATTGGCGTTGAGGCTGAAACCCCAGCATTTTCAGCTTTATTTTTAGTATTCCTTAGAAGCGGACTTTCTCCCAGATTACTCTTTGAAAATCTCTCAAAAACCAAAGCCTTTAATTATATGAATAATATAGCGAAATATATTGTAAAAAGAATTAATTTTCTAGGAGAATCAGTAGAAAAAGCGATAGATGAATCAACTAAAATAGTTCCTTCTAAATTATATAATGATCTAATGGTAACATATATTACAGCAATTAGAACTGGCGCTCCAGTTTTTGAGACAATGCAATCTAAAATTAAGGATATCCTAAAAAATATGGAATTGCAAGCATCAAAAGCTGCGGATAATTTATCGGGTGTTGGAGAAGGTTACGTTACATGGTTAGCTTCAGGCTTTATTAGCTTTTTCTTAATATTAATTCTAGAAGCTGTTTTCCCACAATTGCATGTATTACCGATTGGGGTATTAGGGGCTTTTGCTGTCCTAGGAATTCCAATTGTAAATATTTTGTTTGTGTGGGTGGTAGATCAAACACAGTATAAATTCCCAGAAAAACAATTGAAAGCTGACAAGATTTTCTTAATACTATTCCCAGTAGGAATTATTCTTGGCATAATTTTAATGATAGTTCTAGAGCCTATAATAGCTAAGATCATGCATCAAATTCCCGTAGCTCCTAAATACATGTTACTAGGTTTATTTACACTTTCTGGAAATTTAAATTATATTCCAGCTACTGTAATAGGATTAACAATAGGTCTTATAATATCACTTATTCCTCCGTATATTATAGTAAAAAGAGAATTAAATGAGGGTAGCGGATATGATATTTATGTGGCTAGATTCCTCAGAGCTATTGGCGAAGGTTCTAGGGCAGGATTATCTCCAGAAGCTGTAATTAAAAATCTTAAAGATTCTAAAGAATTAGGTAAATTACAAAACATATTAAGAAGAGTATATGCATATATTAATCTGGGTATACCGATTAAGGACGCTTTTAGAAAGGCTTCAGATATAATCATTGATTTCTCCACAAAAATTGCATTTACATCGTTAGCTGATATGATAGAAATAGGGAGTCTAACACCAGAATCAGTAGAAACTCTAGCAGATCAATTAGATGCACAAATAAGAATTAGACGTGAATATTATGCTAAAATAAAGATACTACTTTATATGCCTTACATAGGTTCTATTTTAGCTCTAATTGCAACAATTATATTGTCATCAGCTATAATATCCTTATTAAGCTCTAGTAGTTTTATTACAAGTTATGGTCCACTAGCTGCTGCACAAGTTTTAGTTCCTAAAGCAGTATATATAGCGTCATTATCATCTGTGTTTAATGCATATACAGCTGGTTTATTGGTTGGTAAATTAGCTAGTGGAAGAATAGCAAACGGATATTTACATGCTATAATTCTATTGATAATTACAATGATTCTAGTATTATTAACACTAAGTATAAAATTCTCATTTACATCTCCAGTAGCTCCCACTCTATAA
- a CDS encoding 4Fe-4S dicluster domain-containing protein: MRVTDASIFSRALTTIEIKEIEKFLIKEEKEVVIGRLTSMNGDLIKYSNPKIIPSPTKLPSGNIIEEIKFDSSIYSVYRVAPGLTFEELITELKKYSKVPVLFPLYLQGSVGGFIATNGSGFGSYKFGFVRGEKEVHSLKDNEAIVMTANYTEVIESDKESKFAWSAIILDNKERFYLTSNYAKLEGISGSSIDTYSLINDINKIVIQSFKRDYIPLMLRFPEYSYSKLAQLNFFEKIIGYKINFNSPDKYYVFLGRIKFDDLNELFSFLKKNREFLPFPSLSEYDKLHLEILNKVGKKIKLPKEYKSIIGIYNEAIKCINCGLCLNVCKAYEITHNPLYSPVGKISRLIMEEKNFETCFGCVKDEEVCPINIPISKLTTEGVNIISPEKIKIEIQDLPSDISSLANKLQNTYRNRPLYLLFVGCASKYDINGVRGFLTYLLDKGNSLPQEFSPRVELVNNCCGFDDFIGGNIQGAKDKVGKILELKKNKNAQGIYFLCPEALYVYNLLSGDKGILAYEVVKGDLKERKIHSGCWAKKLGIKGNDDECAGLNFTTYKGYPLPSKGKAVLTICPFSTWKYGTSSVYSVFYVGSENMEKLVGEKDLDNLLLNLSIDSIKGALIESVDEIAEKVSLWNLGGEGYFILVTYPVILNKFKNILEQKIKEHERKEEIIKYISKIVNDTIILDQKITLISDYLKGQNYSSLIMEMREKILTSSKLEYSAKDLVNSDQMIKAIEEIIKRAITPKLIERVFKEIIYS, translated from the coding sequence ATGAGAGTTACTGATGCATCAATCTTTAGTAGGGCTTTGACTACTATTGAAATCAAAGAAATAGAAAAATTTCTTATTAAGGAAGAGAAAGAAGTTGTAATCGGAAGACTCACCTCTATGAATGGGGACCTTATAAAATATTCTAACCCTAAAATTATTCCTTCACCTACAAAATTACCTTCAGGAAATATAATAGAAGAAATCAAATTCGATTCTTCTATTTATTCCGTATATAGAGTAGCACCAGGGCTCACATTTGAAGAACTTATAACTGAGTTAAAAAAATATTCAAAAGTACCAGTACTTTTCCCATTATATCTGCAAGGAAGTGTTGGAGGATTTATAGCGACTAATGGGTCTGGATTTGGAAGTTACAAATTTGGTTTTGTACGAGGAGAGAAAGAAGTTCACAGTCTTAAAGATAATGAAGCAATAGTTATGACAGCAAATTATACAGAGGTAATTGAAAGCGACAAAGAAAGTAAGTTTGCATGGAGTGCAATTATATTAGATAACAAAGAAAGATTTTATTTAACTTCTAATTATGCGAAACTGGAAGGTATTTCAGGGAGTAGTATTGATACTTACTCTTTAATTAATGATATAAATAAAATTGTTATACAGAGCTTTAAGAGAGATTATATACCGCTTATGCTAAGATTTCCAGAATATTCATATTCTAAGTTAGCTCAATTAAATTTTTTTGAAAAAATTATAGGATACAAAATAAATTTTAATTCACCAGATAAGTATTACGTATTTTTAGGACGAATTAAGTTTGATGACTTAAATGAGCTTTTCTCTTTTCTAAAGAAAAATAGAGAATTCTTACCCTTCCCCTCGCTTTCTGAGTATGATAAATTACATTTAGAGATTCTAAACAAAGTAGGAAAGAAGATTAAATTACCAAAAGAGTATAAGAGCATAATTGGCATTTATAATGAAGCAATTAAATGCATTAATTGTGGATTATGCCTTAATGTTTGTAAGGCATACGAAATTACTCATAACCCTCTATATTCGCCAGTTGGGAAAATCAGTAGACTTATAATGGAAGAAAAAAATTTTGAGACTTGTTTTGGATGCGTAAAAGATGAAGAAGTATGTCCAATAAATATACCAATTAGTAAATTAACTACTGAAGGAGTAAACATCATTTCCCCAGAAAAAATTAAAATAGAAATACAGGATTTACCTTCAGATATTTCTAGTCTAGCTAATAAACTTCAAAATACTTATAGAAATAGACCTCTGTATTTGCTTTTTGTAGGGTGTGCATCTAAATATGATATAAATGGTGTTAGAGGATTTTTAACATACTTGTTAGATAAAGGAAACTCTTTGCCTCAAGAATTTTCTCCTAGAGTAGAATTAGTAAATAATTGTTGCGGTTTTGATGATTTTATTGGAGGAAATATTCAAGGTGCTAAAGATAAGGTAGGTAAAATTTTGGAATTAAAGAAAAATAAAAATGCACAAGGTATTTATTTCCTATGCCCAGAAGCATTATACGTTTACAATTTACTATCTGGAGATAAGGGTATATTAGCATATGAAGTTGTAAAAGGTGATTTAAAAGAAAGAAAAATTCATTCTGGTTGTTGGGCTAAAAAACTAGGAATTAAAGGAAATGATGATGAATGTGCTGGATTGAATTTCACTACATATAAGGGATATCCATTACCTTCTAAGGGAAAAGCTGTACTAACAATTTGTCCATTCTCTACTTGGAAATATGGTACTTCATCCGTATATTCCGTATTTTATGTAGGATCTGAGAACATGGAAAAGCTTGTTGGAGAAAAAGATTTAGATAATTTATTACTAAATCTATCAATTGACTCAATTAAAGGAGCCCTAATAGAGTCAGTAGATGAAATAGCTGAAAAAGTTAGTTTATGGAACTTAGGTGGAGAAGGATATTTTATCCTTGTTACATATCCAGTTATCCTAAATAAGTTTAAGAATATATTAGAGCAGAAAATAAAAGAGCACGAAAGGAAGGAGGAGATAATTAAATACATTTCAAAGATAGTTAATGACACTATAATACTAGATCAGAAGATTACATTAATTTCAGATTATTTAAAGGGACAAAATTATTCTAGTTTAATTATGGAAATGAGAGAAAAAATTCTTACTTCAAGTAAACTTGAATATTCAGCAAAAGATCTAGTAAACAGCGATCAAATGATAAAAGCAATTGAAGAAATAATAAAAAGAGCAATTACACCCAAGCTTATTGAAAGGGTATTTAAGGAAATAATATATTCTTAA
- a CDS encoding HD family hydrolase, which translates to MSLERVIIGCKNLVRTGWMQRGVPPSMGETVSQHSWEAAVLAYYLASKLKEKGVKINPERASVIALFHDVAESLLGDLPKWASERIEEKEEIELEAIKELGLDVELFVEYKEMKSLEGKIAKLCDRLSTYLQAKRYAKLGYDVSEITKTYEKEIESLMKDEKLSLIINEINNLIKNING; encoded by the coding sequence ATGAGTTTAGAAAGAGTTATTATAGGATGTAAAAATTTAGTTAGAACTGGCTGGATGCAAAGAGGAGTACCACCATCAATGGGAGAGACAGTATCCCAACATAGTTGGGAGGCAGCTGTTTTAGCATATTACCTTGCTAGTAAGCTTAAGGAAAAAGGTGTTAAGATTAATCCTGAAAGAGCATCAGTGATAGCATTATTCCATGACGTTGCTGAAAGTTTGCTAGGAGATTTACCAAAATGGGCTTCTGAGAGAATAGAAGAAAAGGAGGAGATAGAACTCGAGGCTATTAAAGAACTAGGTCTGGATGTAGAATTATTTGTAGAATATAAAGAGATGAAAAGCTTAGAAGGAAAGATTGCAAAGTTATGTGATAGATTATCTACATACTTGCAAGCAAAGAGATATGCTAAATTAGGTTATGATGTCAGCGAAATAACCAAAACCTACGAAAAGGAAATTGAAAGCCTCATGAAGGATGAGAAATTATCTTTGATTATTAATGAGATAAATAACTTGATAAAGAATATAAATGGCTAA
- the thiD gene encoding bifunctional hydroxymethylpyrimidine kinase/phosphomethylpyrimidine kinase yields the protein MKKVVALSVAGIDTGNGAGAETDTKVYEMLGVHGTLVVTAITAQNTRGIKDILVVKKDFLQKQLETVLEDFNINSVKIGMIYNKEQYEVVKEYLEGKTIVTDPVIFAKDGTQLIKDIEDYKKYILPITIVLTPNAVEASYFSGINIKTIEDMKKSSKIISNIYNIPYVIVKGGHITTKYSFDVLYDAKKDSFFIVGYERINQKNTHGTGSVFSTVISAELAKGEKIYDAVKISRDILQTSIEYGLEIGKGIGPIDPLIYLEKNAYKYKVIENMYKFADFVESTPSFYKLIPEVQSNLAHSIPSSYVKDLNDIATFKNRIIRNWDNKVSVGFPVVFGKPTHTARLLLAIIRKGERATVLINIRYDENIIRLLRLYGYEVIEIEREKEPEYEIEGKSMQWIIDFVYKNYGKIPNVIFDKGMKGKEAMIRIWTEDIATMIDTLNYICKNLS from the coding sequence ATGAAAAAGGTAGTAGCACTTAGTGTAGCAGGGATAGATACTGGCAATGGTGCAGGAGCAGAAACTGATACAAAAGTTTACGAAATGTTAGGAGTACATGGTACGTTAGTCGTTACTGCTATAACTGCTCAAAACACCAGAGGTATAAAAGATATACTTGTCGTAAAAAAAGATTTTCTTCAAAAACAATTAGAAACAGTTCTAGAGGATTTCAATATAAATAGCGTTAAGATAGGAATGATTTATAATAAGGAACAATATGAAGTTGTAAAGGAATATTTGGAAGGAAAGACTATTGTAACAGATCCAGTGATATTCGCTAAAGATGGAACTCAGCTAATTAAAGATATTGAGGATTATAAAAAATATATCCTACCGATTACTATAGTTCTCACTCCTAATGCTGTTGAAGCCTCTTATTTTTCTGGTATTAACATTAAGACCATTGAGGATATGAAGAAAAGTAGTAAAATAATTTCTAATATATATAATATACCATATGTAATAGTTAAAGGTGGCCATATAACTACAAAATATAGTTTTGACGTTCTCTATGATGCTAAAAAAGATTCCTTTTTTATAGTTGGTTATGAAAGAATTAATCAAAAAAATACACACGGTACTGGTAGCGTATTCTCAACCGTAATATCAGCAGAATTAGCTAAAGGAGAAAAAATATATGATGCGGTAAAAATTTCTAGGGATATACTTCAAACTTCTATTGAATATGGACTTGAAATAGGAAAGGGAATTGGGCCAATAGATCCTCTTATTTACTTAGAAAAGAATGCTTACAAATATAAAGTTATAGAAAATATGTATAAATTTGCTGATTTTGTCGAATCTACTCCTTCATTTTATAAGTTAATACCAGAAGTTCAATCAAATTTAGCCCATTCAATACCTTCATCATATGTTAAAGATCTTAATGATATAGCAACTTTTAAAAACAGGATAATAAGAAATTGGGATAATAAAGTGAGTGTAGGCTTTCCAGTAGTTTTTGGAAAGCCCACACATACTGCCAGACTACTTCTAGCAATAATAAGAAAAGGAGAAAGGGCTACGGTTCTTATTAATATTAGATATGATGAAAATATTATTAGACTTCTACGCTTATATGGATATGAAGTTATAGAAATAGAGAGGGAAAAAGAGCCAGAATATGAAATAGAGGGAAAAAGTATGCAATGGATAATAGATTTTGTATATAAAAATTACGGAAAGATACCCAATGTGATCTTTGATAAGGGAATGAAAGGGAAGGAAGCAATGATAAGAATTTGGACAGAAGATATTGCCACGATGATTGATACACTAAACTATATATGTAAAAATTTAAGCTGA
- a CDS encoding MoaD family protein yields the protein MKIRLRYFSFIQDFTNKSSEEIETECKTVECLLEQLSSLYGEDFLKVIKNGLGSVRISILVNGKANVNNINDGDEIAFLPPPSGGELYISKRFDLLEEIKKFREKAPPEAGSLVVYLGFVKGIVENHKVYELKYEAYEEYTRRRFKEIIDGIKKKYNDLIDIQIIHVIDNMKPGEDVILIMALGKGRKDAIHAVEETLELVKHTTGIWKLEIRDDGEFWVVAGNTRVRRNEKGSST from the coding sequence ATGAAAATACGTTTAAGATATTTTTCATTTATCCAAGACTTTACAAATAAAAGTTCTGAGGAAATCGAAACAGAATGTAAAACGGTAGAATGTTTACTTGAACAGTTATCTTCTTTATATGGAGAAGATTTCTTAAAAGTTATCAAAAATGGTTTAGGTAGTGTAAGAATTAGTATTTTAGTTAATGGAAAGGCTAATGTCAATAATATTAATGATGGGGACGAAATAGCATTTTTACCCCCACCTTCTGGAGGAGAATTATACATTTCAAAAAGATTTGATCTTCTAGAGGAAATAAAAAAATTCAGAGAAAAAGCACCACCAGAAGCCGGGTCGTTAGTAGTTTATTTGGGTTTTGTAAAGGGAATAGTTGAGAACCATAAGGTTTATGAGCTAAAATATGAAGCTTACGAGGAATATACAAGGAGAAGATTTAAGGAAATAATAGATGGGATTAAGAAAAAATATAATGATCTTATTGATATACAAATTATCCATGTAATAGATAACATGAAACCTGGTGAGGATGTAATATTAATCATGGCATTAGGAAAGGGTAGAAAAGATGCTATACATGCGGTAGAAGAAACACTAGAATTAGTTAAACATACTACGGGTATTTGGAAATTAGAAATAAGAGATGATGGAGAATTTTGGGTAGTTGCTGGAAATACTAGAGTGAGGAGAAATGAAAAAGGTAGTAGCACTTAG
- a CDS encoding type II/IV secretion system ATPase subunit, protein MNLKSNIFGKNNINKKNDKELIDLDLPYSLYPLFVTSASFEGEVQSDYDIDLSQIIPEYIAKDFDVHRIELSIAKPHVFITYDEEKGIYKYNLVEPPLDLNTFKNYVILISEIERNLLSNAEYVELGKILEELSIKRKDLNVFQGKIGEYKQLSTPFKVALYYVLRNMFGYNIITPLLLDNKVEDISVSGINLPVYVYHREFEYTPTNIIFTKNMKMFSINIDGEEIIDELVLRLISLSNKTISVANPIMDGILPKGDRIAATFRREVSANGSSFVIRRFSESPITILDLINSKVLSPQAAAYLWYAIDMKLSFMVIGVTGAGKTTVLGSILNLVKESMKILTIEDIPELRLAQDNWVQLYARPAYGGMGKEITLMDLLKLALRYRPDIIVVGEIRGQEAYVLFQAISTGHGGATTFHAYNTDSAIKRLMNEPLNIPQEWIPMMNIIVTVRRLPVYVGDKILLRRRAVAIDEIVSYNDLRRTVRWDPTTDTHIVDYEAMQVLRARTEEAGKNWDEVKAEIERRAEYLKLLASARPIVQSKESYKLLKKYIIKYSLRPVEAMREVQAMVGIKQQTP, encoded by the coding sequence ATGAACTTAAAATCTAACATATTTGGGAAAAACAATATTAATAAAAAAAATGATAAAGAATTAATAGACTTAGATTTACCGTATTCACTTTATCCATTATTTGTAACTTCAGCCTCATTCGAAGGAGAAGTCCAATCTGATTATGATATAGATTTAAGTCAAATTATTCCAGAATATATAGCAAAAGATTTTGATGTACATAGAATTGAATTATCAATAGCAAAACCCCATGTATTTATTACTTACGATGAAGAAAAAGGTATCTATAAGTATAATTTAGTAGAACCTCCTCTTGATCTTAATACATTTAAAAATTATGTTATACTAATCTCGGAAATTGAGAGGAATCTCCTTTCAAATGCTGAATATGTTGAGCTAGGTAAAATATTGGAAGAATTAAGTATAAAGAGGAAAGATCTCAATGTTTTCCAAGGTAAAATAGGAGAGTATAAGCAATTATCTACTCCATTTAAGGTTGCCCTATACTATGTGTTAAGGAATATGTTCGGTTACAACATCATAACTCCACTCTTATTAGATAATAAAGTAGAAGATATATCTGTTAGCGGTATAAACTTACCCGTTTACGTATATCATAGAGAATTCGAATATACTCCTACAAATATTATATTTACTAAAAATATGAAAATGTTTAGTATAAATATTGACGGAGAGGAAATAATTGATGAATTAGTTTTAAGACTAATCTCCTTATCGAATAAAACTATTTCTGTTGCAAATCCTATAATGGATGGTATTTTACCTAAAGGAGATAGAATTGCTGCAACTTTTAGAAGAGAAGTTTCTGCTAATGGTTCCTCTTTTGTAATTAGAAGATTCTCAGAAAGCCCTATAACTATATTAGATCTTATAAATTCAAAAGTATTATCTCCACAAGCTGCTGCCTACTTATGGTATGCTATAGATATGAAATTATCTTTTATGGTTATAGGAGTTACTGGAGCTGGAAAGACAACAGTTTTAGGTTCTATACTTAATTTAGTGAAAGAGTCAATGAAAATATTAACTATAGAAGATATTCCAGAATTGAGACTAGCTCAAGATAATTGGGTTCAATTATACGCAAGGCCAGCTTATGGAGGAATGGGTAAAGAAATAACTTTAATGGATTTGTTAAAACTTGCATTAAGATATAGACCGGATATAATAGTTGTAGGTGAGATAAGAGGGCAAGAGGCTTACGTATTATTCCAAGCGATATCAACTGGACATGGAGGTGCTACGACATTCCACGCGTATAATACCGACTCTGCAATAAAGAGGCTCATGAATGAGCCCCTAAATATTCCACAAGAATGGATCCCTATGATGAATATTATAGTTACAGTTAGAAGATTACCAGTATATGTTGGAGATAAAATATTATTAAGGAGAAGAGCTGTAGCAATAGACGAGATTGTATCTTATAATGATTTAAGGAGAACAGTTAGGTGGGATCCAACAACTGATACTCATATTGTAGACTATGAGGCAATGCAAGTTTTAAGAGCAAGAACTGAAGAGGCTGGGAAGAACTGGGATGAGGTTAAGGCTGAGATAGAGAGAAGGGCTGAATATCTTAAGTTATTAGCCTCTGCCAGACCTATAGTTCAAAGTAAAGAGAGTTACAAGTTATTGAAGAAGTACATAATTAAATACAGCTTAAGACCTGTAGAAGCTATGAGAGAAGTTCAAGCTATGGTAGGGATCAAACAACAGACTCCATAA